The genome window TTTGATCGACCCCGAAAATGGTACGGGGATTGTTGTTGATGAAGGCCGTGTACGGAAATGAGCCCAATGTCGGAACAACAATGCCAAGCTTCCCATATGAGGCACTAAGTTTCAGGTCCGAAATCCAGTCGGCGTGGAAAAACTTCTCCTCACTGATACGCCAAGCTCCGGCAACCGACGGGAAGAAACCGGTGCGGTAGTTGGCTCCAAATCGTGAATCCTGATCGACCCGACCGGTCAACGTCAGCAAATACCGGTCATTGTAGGTATAGTTGAGCCGGCCCAGATACCCCAGAATCCGGTAATCGGTTCCGGTACCACCGGCGGAGTTCGAGGTACCCGTTGCGGCATCGATCGTGCTGAAATACTGTCCGCCTGAGGTCGCCAGATTTGTCCGGGAGCCCGTCGTATTATCCCGCCGGGCGGTTTGCTGACTGATCCCGACAACGCCATTGATGCTGTGCAGGCCAACCGTTTTGTTGAAATTCAATGTGTGCTCGAACAACAGGCTGTAGTATCGCGACCGATCTTCGCTAACTGAACTGGGGACCGGTGAGGCACTATACTGGTAGACACCAAGCTGACGGAGCCCCTGATTATAGTCGAAACTCGCTTCCAGACCCGCATTGGCGCGGTAAGACAGCCAATCGGTCAGCTTCACGTCCAGATAGGCATTCCCGACCAGTTTGGCAAAGTTACTTTTGTTTGTAGACAGGTTGCGGGCGGCTACGGGGTTAAACGCATAAGTGATCGCATCCGGATTCGTGCCAATGCCGTAGCCACCCGGATTACTGGCGTTGATGTAGCGCGGGTCCTGCACCGGAATGACGGGCAGCATGGTGGCCATGTCGTAAATCGGGTTGATGCCTGCCGGTGGGTTCTGAATGTTCGAGTTTGTCAGCACAACGTTCTCGCCAACCGTGAACCGCCCCAGCTCACTCCGTGTATTGATGCGCAGACTCGCCCGGTCGAACGTACTGCCGATCACATAGCCCTCATTTTTGAAGTAACTTCCCGAAATCAGATACGAACTGGTCTTCGTGCCTCCCGACAGGGTCAGGTTGTAGTCCTGTAAACTGCCCGTATGCAGGACCTGGTCTTGCCAGTTAGTGTTGATGTTCGGGTTAAACGTGCCCGTGGCTACGCTGGATGGTGGGGTCTGACCGGAGTTCTGATACTGTTGTCGTTGAAGGGCTGCAAAGGCGGAAGCATCGGTGACGTTCCAGCGTTTGTAAATGTCCTGCGCGCCATATTTTGCCGAAAACGACACGCGGGCCGGCCCTTCCTTGCCCTGTTTGGTGGTAATGATAATCACCCCATTTGCGGCTCTCGACCCGTAAATGGCGGCTGCCGACGCATCTTTCAGCACCTGGATCGATTCGATATCATCATTGTTGATGGTCGGGTTCGCATCGGCGATCATGCCGTCAATCACGTAGAGTGGATCGGTATTCAGAAAGCTGGCAACGCCCCGGATCTGAATCGACGCCTGCTGACCCGGCACGCCCGTGTTTCGCACCGTAACGCCCGGCGACAGCCCCTGAATGGATTCGGCCAGGGAGTTTGCTGTCACTTTATTGGATTGAGCGGGATTGATCACATCGTTAGCGCCCGTCACGTCCCGTTTGCGAATCGTCTGATACCCAATCACAACGACTTCGGTGAGCGACCGGGCGTCTGGCACCAGTTTAACGCTGACCGTCGTGCCATTGGCAAG of Spirosoma agri contains these proteins:
- a CDS encoding SusC/RagA family TonB-linked outer membrane protein, coding for MKNRYVPLSVLLLGFSLTSIAQLSMAQRLMQTDIKPDRINVAQGPIESRQQQSPFVAMAPNNGAPFRRPSPAVVKQITGQVLDENNTGLPGASVIEKSTGTPDRQNGTTTDANGNFSLNVADNATTLTVSSVGYTTQDVSLANGTTVSVKLVPDARSLTEVVVIGYQTIRKRDVTGANDVINPAQSNKVTANSLAESIQGLSPGVTVRNTGVPGQQASIQIRGVASFLNTDPLYVIDGMIADANPTINNDDIESIQVLKDASAAAIYGSRAANGVIIITTKQGKEGPARVSFSAKYGAQDIYKRWNVTDASAFAALQRQQYQNSGQTPPSSVATGTFNPNINTNWQDQVLHTGSLQDYNLTLSGGTKTSSYLISGSYFKNEGYVIGSTFDRASLRINTRSELGRFTVGENVVLTNSNIQNPPAGINPIYDMATMLPVIPVQDPRYINASNPGGYGIGTNPDAITYAFNPVAARNLSTNKSNFAKLVGNAYLDVKLTDWLSYRANAGLEASFDYNQGLRQLGVYQYSASPVPSSVSEDRSRYYSLLFEHTLNFNKTVGLHSINGVVGISQQTARRDNTTGSRTNLATSGGQYFSTIDAATGTSNSAGGTGTDYRILGYLGRLNYTYNDRYLLTLTGRVDQDSRFGANYRTGFFPSVAGAWRISEEKFFHADWISDLKLSASYGKLGIVVPTLGSFPYTAFINNNPRTIFGVDQTPNVGAYQAQLANPDLRWEQRLSQNYGVTASFLNNRISTEINYYNSLSSDAILNLAVPGYLGNLQGNPYVNTASIRNQGFEFSLTYRNNKNPFKWDVSGNFTTIKNRIENVGNQGQDVNYIQSGNTRSQVGRPVGQWYVLKTAGIFQTQEDVNNYRGPNGALIQPNAKPGDIRYVDTNGDGQITQNDDRQFVGSPWPKLQAGAQFNGSYKQFSVNVQFIGVFGYTVYNDVRRSLDTYQNTNFRGDVNPWSSTNTGTNDPRIGLESGDQGIISNNFSYTDRWLENASYVRLRNVEVGYTFQKTLLTKLSVRNVRLYVSGQNLFTITSYSGLDPDITGANIQERGVDNGHWPSPRVISVGITGDF